One genomic segment of Erpetoichthys calabaricus chromosome 7, fErpCal1.3, whole genome shotgun sequence includes these proteins:
- the LOC127528792 gene encoding leucine-rich repeat-containing protein 19-like, with protein sequence MAGHYIKGGILILTLICAALSDDSNNLASIPNNLSQNATQLNLSYHQIKLNGQDIQVLKNYKWLTELYLNKNNISDLPENAFSALPKLKILSLEDNVISRMMPTSFQGLSSLQELYLCHNKIEILPPDIFKNLTNLKKLTLCGNKLQAMKEDTLMPPNLEELDLRSNPWNCTSGFVHLLKLLQNHVKLELDLSTTICSSLCTPKVLAAASTTSSPTTKNGKLKDWVSTESTKSLNKSRYLDKDTHEAQPTGASWNFLIGVVVAALSTTFVTLCAVKFPAWYKYLFSYQHLRLREEEPEMFTPGQRTDLDIFSIQPTSNIDVLRNATLSYETMPKFTEDEDDDGFIEDKYIDAAEYKNNQES encoded by the exons ATGGCTGGCCACTATATAAAAGGTGGAATCCTAATTCTTACACTAATATGTGCAGCTCTTTCAGAT gATTCCAACAATCTTGCATCTATTCCAAACAATTTGTCACAAAATGCAACACAACTAAATTTGAGCTACCATCAAATTAAACTCAATGGCCAAGACATCCAGGttcttaaaaattacaaatggCTGACTGAACTTTACctgaacaaaaacaacatttcgGACCTTCCTGAAAATGCCTTCAGTGCGCTTCCTAAACTGAAGATTCTCAGCCTTGAAGACAACGTCATCAGTCGAATGATGCCAACGTCATTTCAGGGTCTGAGCAGCTTGCAAGAGCTTTACCTGTGCCACAACAAAATTGAAATTCTGCCccctgacatttttaaaaaccttaccAATCTGAAGAAGCTTACGCTTTGTGGAAACAAGCTGCAAGCCATGAAAGAGGACACATTAATGCCACCAAATCTTGAAGAGCTGGACTTAAGGAGTAATCCCTGGAATTGTACTTCTGGATTTGTTCACCTACTGAAATTATTACAAAATCACGTTAAACTAGAACTGG ATCTCAGTACAACAATTTGCTCATCACTCTGCACGCCTAAAGTACTAGCAGCTGCCTCAACAACTTCAAGCCCTACaaccaaaaatggcaaattgaAGGACTGGGTATCAACCGAATCTACCAAATCCCTAAACAAGTCACGCTATCTAG ATAAAGATACACATGAAGCCCAACCAACTGGGGCCAGCTGGAATTTCCTGATCGGCGTGGTTGTGGCTGCACTTAGCACCACTTTCGTCACCTTGTGTGCTGTAAAGTTTCCAGCATGGTACAAATACTTATTTAGTTACCAGCATTTACGACTCCGAGAAGAGGAACCAGAAATGTTTACACCTGGCCAGCGCACGGATCTCGACATATTCTCCATACAACCCACAAGCAACATAGATGTTCTGAGGAATGCGACATTGTCCTATGAGACTATGCCCAAATTCACAGAAGATGAGGATGATGATGGCTTTATTGAAGACAAATATATTGATGcagcagaatataaaaataaccaagaGTCCTAG